In Puntigrus tetrazona isolate hp1 chromosome 22, ASM1883169v1, whole genome shotgun sequence, one genomic interval encodes:
- the LOC122328229 gene encoding keratin, type I cytoskeletal 19-like, whose amino-acid sequence MTQVTQSFSRKSLSSSSSRPFTSLSLSGGYSKRIAVGHAPSVYAGAGANSVRVSYAQSSKSGFDLASALGGGGGDNGFGVAFNEKTTMQNLNDRLASYLEKVRSLEKANAQLERQIREWYEKRTPVSRDYSHYYVTIEDLRKKIAVASQDNARIILQIDNAKLAAEDFRVKYENELVLRQSVEADIAGLRKVLDELTMTRSDLEMQIEGLKEELVYLKKNHAEELAALRAQMTSSSVNVEVDAAPQQDLARILEEIRHQYEGVIEKNRRETESWYKGKFDELNKQVTTRQEDISMSRSEISELRRTLQSLEIELQSQISLKAALEGTLRETESRYSIQLSQLQAVINALEVELSQVRMDIERQGSEYKLLLDIKTRLELEIAEYRRLLDGEDIQRQTIKVVEIVTPPPPPKPEPVVTKRVRTVIEEVVDGKVVSRTEDVDVEVMKK is encoded by the exons ATGACTCAGGTTACCCAGTCTTTCTCACGCAAGAGCTTGTCCAGCTCCAGCTCTCGCCCCTTCACCTCGCTCTCGCTCAGCGGAGGATACTCCAAGCGCATCGCCGTCGGTCACGCGCCGAGCGTCTACGCGGGTGCGGGGGCCAACAGCGTGCGCGTCTCTTACGCGCAGAGCAGCAAGAGCGGTTTCGACCTGGCCAGCGCGctcggcggcggcggcggcgacAATGGCTTCGGCGTGGCTTTTAACGAGAAGACCACCATGCAGAACCTCAACGACCGCCTGGCGAGCTACCTGGAGAAGGTGCGCTCCCTTGAGAAAGCCAACGCGCAGCTGGAGCGCCAGATCCGGGAGTGGTACGAGAAGAGAACCCCCGTCTCCAGAGACTACAGCCACTATTACGTTACCATTGAAGATCTGCGCAAAAAA ATCGCTGTCGCCAGCCAGGACAACGCCAGAATCATCCTTCAGATTGACAACGCCAAGCTGGCCGCCGAGGACTTCAGAGTCAA GTACGAGAATGAATTGGTCCTGCGCCAGTCCGTGGAGGCTGATATCGCCGGTCTGAGAAAGGTCCTGGATGAACTCACCATGACTCGCTCAGACCTTGAGATGCAGATCGAGGGTCTGAAGGAGGAGCTGGTCTACCTGAAGAAGAACCATGCCGAG GAGCTCGCGGCTCTACGCGCTCAAATGACTTCCAGCAGCGTAAACGTAGAGGTCGACGCCGCACCTCAGCAAGACCTGGCCCGCATCTTGGAGGAGATCCGACACCAGTACGAGGGAGTCATCGAAAAGAACCGCAGAGAAACCGAATCCTGGTACAAGGGCAAA TTCGACGAACTGAACAAGCAGGTAACCACCAGACAGGAAGACATCTCGATGTCCCGCAGTGAAATCAGCGAGCTCAGGAGGACGCTTCAGAGCCTGGAGATCGAACTGCAGTCACAGATCAGCTTG AAAGCAGCACTGGAAGGCacactgagagagacagagtctCGGTACAGCATCCAGCTCAGCCAACTGCAGGCCGTCATTAACGCTCTGGAGGTGGAGCTTTCTCAGGTGCGCATGGACATCGAAAGACAGGGCAGCGAATACAAACTGCTCCTGGACATCAAGACCAGACTAGAGTTGGAGATCGCCGAGTACAGGAGACTCCTGGATGGAGAGGACATACA gAGACAGACAATCAAAGTTGTAGAGATTGtaactcctcctcctccacccaaGC CCGAACCGGTGGTGACCAAGCGCGTTCGCACAGTAATCGAAGAGGTCGTTGACGGAAAGGTCGTTTCTCGAACAGAGGATGTCGATGTCGAGGTCAtgaagaagtaa